In a single window of the Hyalangium gracile genome:
- a CDS encoding UDP-glucose dehydrogenase family protein: protein MRIAIIGTGYVGLVAGTCFADSGNDVVCVDIDERKIRALQAGEVPIYEPGLEELIRNNVRERRLSFTTDLATAVGPSQVVFIAVGTPEGESGDADLQYVLAAAEQIGRAMRQYTVVVDKSTVPVGTADKVRETLARVTKVEFDVVSNPEFLKEGAALEDFLKPDRVVIGVDSERARRIMGELYAPFVRTENPIFYMDTRSAELTKYAANAMLATRISFMNDMAALCEKVGADVDFVRKALGADRRIGYPFLFPGVGYGGSCFPKDVKALVATGREHGLELDLLRAVERTNERQKKLLVNKALKHFGGSLAGRTFGVWGLAFKPKTDDMREAPSIEVIEGLLGKGAKVVAHDPVAERTAHRYFGDRIRYASLPYEALEGVDALFIVTEWNEFRHPDFERMKALMKAPVIFDGRNIYDPARMRELGFTYQNIGRP, encoded by the coding sequence ATGCGCATCGCCATCATCGGAACGGGCTACGTCGGGCTCGTCGCGGGTACCTGCTTCGCGGACTCGGGCAATGACGTCGTCTGCGTGGACATCGACGAGCGGAAGATCCGCGCGCTCCAGGCAGGCGAGGTGCCCATCTACGAGCCGGGCCTGGAGGAGCTCATCCGCAACAACGTGCGGGAGCGGCGGCTGTCCTTCACCACGGACCTGGCCACGGCGGTAGGGCCGTCGCAGGTGGTGTTCATCGCCGTGGGCACGCCCGAGGGCGAGAGCGGCGACGCGGACCTCCAGTACGTGCTGGCCGCGGCGGAGCAGATCGGCCGTGCCATGCGCCAGTACACGGTGGTGGTGGACAAGAGCACCGTGCCGGTGGGCACCGCGGACAAGGTGCGCGAGACGCTGGCCCGGGTGACGAAGGTGGAGTTCGACGTCGTCTCCAACCCCGAGTTCCTCAAGGAGGGCGCGGCGCTGGAGGACTTCCTCAAGCCGGACCGCGTCGTCATCGGGGTGGACTCGGAGCGGGCGCGCCGCATCATGGGCGAGCTGTACGCGCCCTTCGTGCGGACGGAGAACCCCATCTTCTACATGGACACGCGCTCGGCCGAGCTGACGAAGTACGCGGCCAACGCGATGCTGGCCACGCGCATCTCCTTCATGAACGACATGGCCGCGCTCTGCGAGAAGGTGGGCGCGGACGTGGACTTCGTGCGCAAGGCGCTGGGGGCGGACCGGCGTATCGGCTACCCGTTCCTCTTCCCGGGTGTGGGCTACGGCGGCTCGTGCTTCCCCAAGGACGTGAAGGCGCTGGTGGCCACGGGCCGCGAGCACGGGCTGGAGTTGGACCTGCTGCGCGCGGTGGAGCGCACCAACGAGCGGCAGAAGAAGCTGCTGGTGAACAAGGCGCTCAAGCACTTCGGCGGCTCGCTGGCGGGGCGCACCTTCGGGGTGTGGGGCCTGGCCTTCAAGCCGAAGACGGACGACATGCGCGAGGCGCCCTCCATCGAGGTGATCGAGGGGCTGCTGGGCAAGGGCGCGAAGGTGGTGGCGCATGACCCGGTGGCCGAGCGCACCGCGCATCGCTACTTCGGAGACCGCATCCGCTACGCCTCGCTGCCCTACGAGGCGCTGGAGGGCGTGGACGCGCTCTTCATCGTCACGGAGTGGAACGAGTTCCGCCACCCGGACTTCGAGCGGATGAAGGCGCTGATGAAGGCGCCGGTCATCTTCGACGGGCGCAACATCTACGATCCGGCCCGGATGCGCGAGCTGGGCTTCACGTACCAGAACATC